From a single Intestinibaculum porci genomic region:
- a CDS encoding prepilin-type N-terminal cleavage/methylation domain-containing protein — MKKKGFTLIEVIVVIVILAILMAIAVPSVMSYMNSANKAKYYAASRSVTQKVNVELTKFYTGSSNVKNYNAAIKKAVNAYNKSVTGNTYVVGVQVNFIKSTNNSTKDPLPFTIVDFKENTQDNNYNAPNQAMAPERIQYLTLYFADHANDTISNYTCYTHIYPNKKIEYHSK, encoded by the coding sequence ATGAAAAAAAAAGGCTTTACCCTCATTGAAGTCATTGTCGTGATTGTCATCTTAGCTATCTTAATGGCTATCGCTGTACCATCTGTAATGTCTTATATGAATAGTGCTAATAAAGCGAAATACTATGCAGCCTCCAGAAGTGTGACACAAAAGGTTAATGTTGAATTAACTAAATTTTACACTGGCAGCAGTAATGTAAAAAACTATAATGCAGCAATCAAAAAAGCAGTTAATGCTTATAACAAATCTGTTACTGGTAACACTTATGTTGTAGGTGTCCAAGTGAACTTTATTAAAAGCACTAATAATAGTACAAAAGATCCATTACCTTTTACAATCGTTGATTTTAAAGAAAATACACAAGATAATAATTATAATGCTCCAAATCAAGCAATGGCACCTGAGCGTATTCAATATCTTACTCTTTACTTTGCCGATCATGCAAATGACACAATTTCTAATTATACATGCTATACACATATCTATCCAAATAAAAAAATTGAATATCATTCCAAATAG
- a CDS encoding GGDEF domain-containing protein — MSSYLLKKIYNRFDYFVSEEDIYQLLLNHELSDTRRGIRFIFPLYTILIMYFTYLRIMAIGMTSILGIIEAIGMILLLAQQMIVDPSIMSHSKRVYTIGYASISYVLLSMIIITSLYHLPHQNGNLIFICLFLSMPLFLMDQILRMWLFQSLMGMTWCVFAPSFDMTLKFFLTLVTLLVYGLLYNRSIDLYLEKIYISQQHAMDGLTKVMTKKSGKYAIEQLLTANKPGALFIFDLDNFKHFNDTFGHAYGDVVLQKASTALRSSFRKSDIIMRYGGDEFVVFMENGTYSSATTKVKQIQEVLNKISLEQQHEITFSIGVALQSKDISFQDLFNQADQALYYVKKSTKHNYMFYSPSLS; from the coding sequence ATGTCATCTTATTTACTTAAAAAAATCTATAATCGCTTTGATTATTTCGTCTCCGAGGAAGATATCTACCAGTTACTTTTAAATCATGAGTTAAGTGATACCAGAAGAGGAATTCGTTTTATCTTTCCTCTTTATACGATCTTAATCATGTATTTCACTTATTTACGAATCATGGCTATCGGCATGACGAGTATTTTAGGTATTATTGAAGCCATTGGTATGATCTTATTACTCGCTCAGCAGATGATCGTTGATCCGAGTATTATGTCTCATAGTAAACGAGTCTATACCATTGGATATGCCTCCATCAGCTATGTCTTACTATCCATGATTATCATCACCAGCTTATATCATTTGCCCCATCAAAATGGTAATCTGATCTTTATCTGTTTATTTTTATCAATGCCCCTTTTCTTAATGGATCAAATATTAAGAATGTGGCTCTTTCAATCATTAATGGGTATGACCTGGTGCGTCTTTGCCCCAAGCTTTGATATGACCCTTAAGTTCTTTCTTACTTTAGTGACATTATTAGTCTATGGCTTACTCTATAATCGCTCTATTGATCTGTATTTAGAAAAGATCTATATCTCTCAGCAGCATGCCATGGATGGCCTTACGAAAGTCATGACCAAAAAATCAGGAAAATATGCGATCGAACAGTTATTAACAGCTAATAAACCAGGTGCTCTTTTCATTTTTGACCTAGATAACTTCAAACACTTCAATGATACCTTTGGTCATGCCTATGGTGATGTTGTCTTACAGAAAGCCTCCACAGCTTTACGTTCCTCATTTCGTAAATCCGATATTATTATGCGTTATGGCGGTGATGAGTTTGTCGTCTTTATGGAAAATGGTACCTATTCCTCAGCCACCACAAAAGTCAAACAAATCCAGGAAGTTCTCAATAAGATTTCTCTTGAACAGCAGCATGAAATCACCTTCTCAATCGGTGTAGCCTTACAAAGTAAAGATATCTCTTTCCAGGATCTCTTCAATCAGGCTGATCAGGCTCTTTATTACGTCAAGAAATCTACTAAACATAATTATATGTTTTATTCGCCTTCTCTTTCCTAA
- a CDS encoding prepilin peptidase — protein sequence MSVITFLYIYAFVFGACIASFINVVIYRLPLGIPISKGRSRCDSCGTQLKWYDLIPVISYVIYRGKCHYCGAKIGIRGWLLEIVGGLLGCLCFYHYGLSLMTIASFILAEILIAVTFIDIDTMEIPNQLVVATGIMAILFAFIDPTVSLVSRVIGFFIVSAPMLGLCYIKEGAFGGGDIKLIAMLGFLLGTVNVLVGTFIAIISAGIYAIILLATKNTKLQAHMAFGPFLSAGCFIALLYGSQLLHTYLALYGL from the coding sequence ATGTCAGTTATTACGTTCTTATATATTTATGCCTTTGTCTTTGGGGCTTGTATTGCATCTTTTATTAATGTCGTGATTTATCGTTTACCATTAGGTATTCCTATTTCTAAAGGCCGTTCCCGCTGTGATAGCTGCGGGACACAGTTAAAGTGGTATGATCTGATTCCGGTTATTTCTTATGTTATTTATCGCGGAAAATGTCATTACTGCGGGGCGAAGATCGGTATACGCGGCTGGCTCTTAGAAATTGTTGGCGGCTTATTAGGCTGTTTATGTTTTTACCATTATGGACTTAGTCTAATGACAATTGCATCCTTTATCTTAGCGGAAATTCTCATTGCTGTTACCTTTATTGATATTGATACGATGGAGATTCCTAATCAGTTAGTTGTGGCGACAGGGATCATGGCGATTCTCTTTGCCTTCATTGATCCGACTGTTTCACTTGTTTCACGCGTGATCGGCTTCTTTATTGTCTCTGCGCCGATGCTTGGCTTATGCTATATTAAAGAAGGGGCTTTTGGCGGCGGTGATATCAAACTCATTGCCATGCTTGGCTTCTTACTAGGGACAGTGAACGTTCTTGTTGGCACTTTTATTGCTATTATCAGTGCTGGCATATATGCGATTATCTTATTAGCCACCAAAAATACGAAATTACAGGCTCATATGGCCTTTGGCCCATTTTTATCAGCAGGATGCTTTATTGCTTTACTGTATGGCAGTCAGCTCTTGCATACTTATTTAGCATTATACGGTCTCTAA
- a CDS encoding prepilin-type N-terminal cleavage/methylation domain-containing protein — protein MKNQNGFTLVEVIVALALVTMITGILATSLAQTLRYFNDANVYKKESDAAFDTIQSDSNDIQYKTEYKLVSTDSDNKKNSVRVRVSSYTDKSSKNKLTYQSIDVKLGMVFDYTLNYSDNKSNINVEKLSELKDYGIQKFDDLPGTNYSALQKMSDEWGIGHLLAGLLA, from the coding sequence ATGAAAAATCAAAATGGTTTTACATTAGTAGAAGTTATTGTAGCATTGGCATTAGTGACAATGATTACAGGAATTCTTGCGACATCTTTAGCACAAACATTAAGATATTTTAATGATGCTAATGTTTATAAAAAGGAAAGCGATGCAGCTTTTGATACGATTCAGTCTGATAGTAACGATATTCAATATAAGACAGAATATAAATTAGTTAGTACAGACTCAGATAATAAGAAAAATTCTGTTCGTGTTCGAGTATCTAGTTATACCGATAAAAGCTCGAAAAACAAGCTTACTTATCAGAGTATTGATGTTAAACTAGGTATGGTTTTTGATTATACTTTGAATTATTCAGATAATAAAAGTAATATTAATGTAGAAAAATTATCTGAATTGAAAGATTATGGTATTCAAAAGTTTGATGATTTACCAGGTACCAATTATAGTGCATTACAAAAAATGAGTGATGAATGGGGGATTGGGCATTTATTGGCTGGTCTACTAGCTTAA
- a CDS encoding reverse transcriptase domain-containing protein → MNLTDKILDHENLMRALHQIKNNKGKAGIDGMSVEELDLYFFGHEEEICAQIRERRYCPLPVKRVYIEKPNSNKKRPLGIPSVVDRVIQQAVAQQLSEIYEPLFSEHSHGFRPGRSCHTAVHEVLGYLNAGYEWVVDLDIEKFFDTVNQDKLISIIREKMNDRNILHLIRSFLKAGVMENGIISPTPLGMPQGGPLSVICSNIYLDKLDKG, encoded by the coding sequence ATGAATCTAACAGACAAGATTTTAGATCATGAGAACCTGATGCGAGCATTGCATCAAATTAAGAATAACAAAGGGAAAGCAGGAATCGATGGCATGTCCGTCGAAGAATTGGACCTGTATTTCTTTGGACATGAAGAAGAGATCTGTGCTCAAATCAGAGAAAGAAGATACTGTCCTCTTCCTGTTAAGAGGGTTTATATTGAAAAGCCAAACAGCAACAAAAAGAGACCGCTTGGAATCCCTTCGGTTGTTGATAGGGTTATCCAGCAGGCAGTCGCTCAGCAGTTGTCTGAAATTTATGAGCCGTTGTTCAGCGAGCATAGTCATGGCTTTAGACCTGGTAGAAGTTGCCATACGGCAGTTCATGAGGTCCTGGGTTATCTTAATGCAGGATATGAATGGGTCGTTGACTTGGATATTGAGAAGTTCTTTGATACAGTCAATCAGGACAAGCTCATATCCATTATTAGAGAAAAGATGAATGATAGGAATATTCTTCATCTTATCCGTTCTTTTCTCAAAGCCGGAGTGATGGAGAATGGGATAATATCACCTACACCGCTGGGTATGCCTCAGGGCGGACCCTTAAGCGTGATCTGCAGTAATATATATCTTGATAAGCTCGATAAAGGGTGA
- a CDS encoding type II secretion system protein: MLERNEKGFTLIEIIVSTAIASIVIAVTLSMILTSFDLFGNLSTTKLKKDSLDNIESYVRSQVLNAGTVVISSKKPSGDDWKWLYVDHNMLYRGDKNNESGKPVLNVNYYNKKSLDDTNEKANVLKMSVTAYRSNAESSEESEFRAKFSYVFSNSDEKYTKGDTVKFSNVKSLKDGETSPYNGDIRSLGIGKDSTSILSSTMKLYYKGAGSSSSSGDNNNNQKGSYTGTIADKLAFMSSYLNRGYYVTGTSNNDDELFKIPSNNTYRLGDFTYYQGYWWIKITNDDINSYNPPENRSSTWQRIDKNYLDENTYLKGDVVLFEGYYYKANWDKTSYNRPTRDNATNYQGNGIQRDNPRWICLGKENEIDLSTPGFDTTFANLGNGQLSNLFNLQAPKSSPINDNARTSLPNYKIYSHKYDGVPIYDENATVTKDSETNLNVYNKNTFNTDNFNVGNLIQVKVANSGENGGNKDCYYRLYKKIYEPDATTNKDDLVPGGSFMSGWKLLENEYMPNSSYEAGDSIRIGTSRLNTDGNEKNYIQFLSNGKISEKMNIDYYHYSIIWGWTEKTATYSANVSALGTETSYEYLAYKFELMDKYKIHANRNNQVIPDDYYYEMFNNETTKKYIKKAMIFTLNKTNSQKYSVWSNEINRNKEFTIDNDAMMNTYWTRKSVNELNNG, translated from the coding sequence ATGTTAGAAAGGAACGAAAAGGGATTTACTTTAATAGAGATTATTGTTTCCACAGCCATTGCTTCTATTGTAATTGCAGTTACATTGTCAATGATTTTAACATCATTTGATTTGTTTGGTAACTTGAGTACAACAAAGTTAAAAAAAGATTCACTAGATAATATAGAAAGTTACGTTAGATCACAGGTTCTTAATGCTGGCACTGTTGTTATTTCTTCTAAAAAGCCATCAGGTGATGACTGGAAATGGCTCTATGTAGATCATAATATGTTATATCGTGGCGATAAGAATAATGAAAGTGGAAAGCCGGTTCTTAATGTAAATTACTATAATAAGAAATCATTAGATGATACAAATGAAAAAGCAAACGTACTTAAAATGAGCGTCACAGCTTATCGTAGTAATGCAGAAAGTTCAGAGGAATCTGAATTTCGTGCTAAATTCAGCTATGTATTCTCTAATAGTGATGAGAAATATACCAAAGGGGATACCGTTAAGTTTTCTAATGTAAAAAGTTTGAAAGATGGAGAAACCTCTCCATATAATGGTGATATTAGAAGCTTAGGTATTGGGAAAGATTCAACCTCAATCCTTTCTAGTACGATGAAACTTTACTACAAAGGAGCGGGAAGCTCTTCATCAAGTGGTGATAACAATAATAATCAAAAAGGTTCATATACTGGAACAATAGCAGATAAATTAGCATTTATGTCAAGCTATCTTAACCGCGGTTACTATGTAACTGGAACAAGTAATAATGATGATGAATTATTTAAGATTCCTTCGAACAACACTTATCGCCTTGGAGATTTTACTTATTATCAGGGTTATTGGTGGATTAAAATTACTAATGATGATATTAATTCCTATAATCCTCCAGAAAATAGATCATCAACGTGGCAACGTATAGATAAAAATTATCTGGATGAAAACACGTATCTTAAGGGGGATGTTGTTTTGTTTGAGGGTTATTATTATAAAGCCAATTGGGATAAAACAAGTTATAATAGACCGACACGTGACAATGCAACAAACTATCAGGGGAATGGTATACAACGCGATAACCCACGATGGATTTGTTTAGGAAAAGAAAACGAAATCGACTTATCAACACCTGGATTTGATACGACTTTTGCAAATCTAGGAAATGGACAATTAAGTAATCTTTTCAATTTACAGGCACCAAAATCATCACCGATTAATGATAATGCACGTACTTCATTGCCAAATTATAAGATTTATTCCCACAAGTATGATGGTGTTCCTATTTATGATGAAAACGCGACAGTAACAAAAGATTCTGAAACTAATCTGAATGTTTATAATAAAAACACATTTAATACGGATAACTTTAATGTTGGTAATTTAATTCAAGTAAAAGTTGCAAATTCAGGTGAAAATGGAGGAAATAAGGATTGTTACTATCGCTTGTATAAGAAGATTTATGAGCCTGATGCAACAACAAATAAAGATGATCTTGTTCCAGGTGGCAGCTTCATGTCGGGGTGGAAGCTGTTAGAGAACGAATATATGCCAAATAGCAGCTATGAAGCAGGTGATTCAATAAGAATCGGAACTTCTCGACTAAATACAGATGGTAATGAAAAAAATTATATCCAATTCTTATCAAACGGGAAAATATCTGAAAAAATGAATATTGACTATTATCATTACAGCATTATTTGGGGTTGGACTGAGAAAACGGCTACTTATTCAGCTAATGTTTCAGCGCTGGGGACTGAGACCTCTTATGAATATCTAGCATATAAATTCGAATTAATGGATAAATACAAAATTCATGCTAATCGTAATAATCAGGTAATCCCTGACGATTATTATTATGAAATGTTTAATAATGAAACTACCAAAAAATATATAAAGAAGGCCATGATTTTTACATTAAACAAGACTAATTCTCAAAAATATAGCGTTTGGAGTAATGAAATAAATCGTAATAAGGAATTTACTATTGATAATGATGCAATGATGAATACATATTGGACACGTAAAAGTGTTAATGAATTGAACAATGGATAG
- a CDS encoding group II intron maturase-specific domain-containing protein has protein sequence MNSWIERKLFLKVNATKTKVVRPNKSIFLGFTFLRSKGQWRCKPADDRKKRLYDKLKVVLLRKRAVACMLADTITKVNQILRGWIHYFRIGMMKSFLIELGKWLRHKIRVIILKMWKRPKTIFRHLTYLNKIMHCHFSFEDIFKVAYSRLGWYRKATGNVVNFILSPKFLEKDKGDCPGLVNPLSYYLDKLCIM, from the coding sequence ATGAACTCATGGATAGAAAGAAAGCTATTCTTGAAGGTTAATGCAACAAAAACCAAAGTTGTACGCCCCAACAAGAGTATATTTCTTGGCTTTACGTTCTTGCGTTCTAAAGGACAATGGAGATGTAAACCTGCTGATGATAGAAAGAAGAGACTTTATGACAAGCTTAAAGTGGTTCTTTTGAGAAAAAGAGCTGTAGCCTGCATGCTTGCAGATACAATTACGAAAGTCAATCAAATACTGAGAGGATGGATTCATTACTTCCGTATTGGTATGATGAAAAGCTTTCTTATTGAGCTGGGCAAGTGGTTACGTCACAAGATCAGGGTTATCATTTTAAAAATGTGGAAAAGACCCAAAACGATCTTTAGACATCTTACATATTTGAATAAGATTATGCATTGTCATTTTTCATTCGAAGATATCTTTAAAGTAGCTTATTCGCGTCTGGGATGGTACCGTAAAGCAACCGGTAATGTTGTTAATTTTATTTTAAGTCCAAAATTTCTTGAGAAAGATAAAGGAGACTGCCCAGGTTTGGTCAATCCCCTTAGTTACTATCTAGATAAATTGTGTATAATGTAA